The proteins below are encoded in one region of Doryrhamphus excisus isolate RoL2022-K1 chromosome 4, RoL_Dexc_1.0, whole genome shotgun sequence:
- the golga1 gene encoding golgin subfamily A member 1 isoform X3 → MAEGMTLALDKKDQEWMEKMVVMEKEKSALSERLNEMMEQSLALFQKRDDIDELEGFQQQELAKVKHMLLRKEEQLGQHKRDLQQKAAELHSTKQRLSESQEKLRALQTQHDESSSLNTELEIEREELLLLREEAEKTASELEGENQKFRSAIQQVSEDLHESQSMVSSLESSLHDLQTENDALKLQQKKSAVTEEDKERLLRDLQKKVSSLERRLQGNMTPDEHLQELLQEKSSLEQRLEEARKELLDLRTKHADTVSSLQAQISRTTCSITELQTLLRHKDESSRCYRERTDTQIANLEQQLHESWDGLKSAEQQTVEKEQLVEKQRVEWSTEKAFLDQQLCLVQQQSQAKIKQLEESLIALETDKHAMQDTMADLERQRDQANVALTQQMQELDECKAELDGQQTISTEIAKALEESRRHREELQTQVGELNKCLQSSQRELSMLGETLLVREKDIQTLHDEVQSGKMAHVQLQEEFEQQRVQGGQMELDKDSQLTVLRGELLSQTQQLDHCQARISYLEVEVETLTEQLHSPAVCEEDHNGSMTVDDLDNIHKVNRELEQQLSDKTRTIRQLQQRMAELKRTLQKELKLKPDPEEEAKEKMPESRVEKEERLCSEPPPASRPSPSTSNTTVTNTSDLNDSREINFEYLKHVVLKFMSSRDAEAYQLIRAVSVLLNFTREEEDMLKQTLEYKMSWFGSKPSPKGIIRPSVSGASSPWS, encoded by the exons ATGGCGGAAGGGATGACGCTGGCTCTGGACAAGAAGGACCAG GAATGGATGGAGAAGATGGTGGTTATGGAAAAG GAGAAGTCCGCCTTATCAGAAAGACTGAATGAGATGATGGAGCAAAGCTTGGCACTTTTCCAGAAGAGGGATGATATCGATGAACTTGAAGGCTTTCAGCAACAGGAACTCGCTAAAGTCAAACACATG CTGCTGAGAAAGGAAGAACAACTGGGCCAGCATAAGCGGGACCTCCAACAGAAGGCGGCTGAGCTTCATTCGACCAAGCAAAGGCTTTCTGAAAGTCAGGAGAAACTACGAGCTTTACAAACTCAGCACGACGAGAGCTCCAGTCTGAACACCGAGCTGGAAATAGAACG ggaggagctgctgctgctcagaGAAGAGGCAGAAAAGACAGCTAGTGAGCTGGAGGGGGAAAACCAGAAGTTCCGGTCGGCCATCCAGCAGGTATCAGAAGACCTGCACGAG TCACAGAGTATGGTGTCCTCCTTAGAGAGCTCCCTTCATGATCTCCAGACTGAAAATGATGCCCTGAAACTGcaacaaaaaaag TCTGCTGTTACTGAGGAGGACAAGGAGCGCTTGTTACGGGACCTTCAGAAGAAAGTGAGCTCCCTGGAAAGAAGGCTACAAGGGAACATGACCCCTGATGAACATCTTCAGGAGCTTCTCCAGGAG AAGTCCAGTCTTGAACAGAGACTGGAGGAGGCCAGAAAAGAGCTCCTTGACCTTCGGACAAAGCATGCTGATACTGTCAGCTCCTTGCAGGCGCAG ATATCCAGAACCACATGCAGCATTACCGAGCTGCAGACACTTCTACGACATAAAGATGAATCGTCCAGGTGCTACCGAGAGAGAACTGACACACAA ATAGCAAACCTGGAGCAGCAACTCCACGAAAGTTGGGACGGACTGAAGAGTGCAGAGCAGCAGACAGTAGAGAAAGAACAGCTCGTAGAAAAACAG CGAGTAGAATGGAGTACAGAGAAGGCCTTTTTGGATCAGCAGTTGTGTTTGGTGCAGCAGCAGAGTCAGGCGAAGATCAAGCAGCTGGAGGAGAGTCTAATTGCCCTCGAGACGGACAAACATGCCATGCAAGACACAATG GCCGACCTGGAAAGGCAAAGGGATCAGGCAAATGTCGCTCTGACGCAGCAGATGCAAGAACTGGATGAGTGCAAG GCGGAATTAGACGGCCAGCAGACCATTAGCACTGAAATAGCAAAAGCTCTAGAAGAAAGCAGGCGACACAGAGAGGAGCTCCAAACACAG GTCGGGGAGCTGAACAAATGTCTACAGAGCTCCCAAAGAGAATTGTCTATGCTCGGTGAGACGCTGCTGGTGAGAGAGAAGGACATCCAAACACTCCATGATG AGGTACAAAGTGGGAAGATGGCCCATGTCCAGCTGCAAGAGGAATTTGAACAGCAGCGGGTCCAAGGAGGGCAGATGGAGCTGGACAAAGACTCCCAGCTCACGGTCTTGAGGGGGGAGCTTCTCAGCCAGACCCAACAGCTTGACCACTGTCAGGCTCGG ATCTCATActtggaggtggaggtggaaaCTCTGACGGAGCAGCTTCACAGCCCTGCTGTGTGCGAGGAGGATCACAACGGCAGCATGACAGTGGATGACCTTGACAACATACACAAGGTCAACCGAGAGCTGGAGCAGCAACTCAGTGACAAGACCAGG ACCATCAGACAGTTGCAGCAGCGAATGGCGGAATTGAAGAGGACGTTACAGAAAGAACTG AAGCTGAAGCCTGACCCAGAAGAAGAGGCAAAGGAGAAGATGCCAGAAAGCCGAGTCGAAAAGGAAGAAAGGCTCTGTTCTGAGCCCCCACCAGCATCCAGACCGAGCCCGTCCACTTCCAACACCACAGTGACCAACACCTCGGACCTTAACGACTCACGAGAAATCAACTTTGAATACCTGAAGCATGTTGTCCTCAAGTTTATGTCATCAAGAGACGCCGAG GCATACCAGCTAATACGAGCTGTGTCTGTGCTGCTCAACTTCACTCGTGAGGAAGAGGACATGTTGAAGCAAACCCTGGAGTATAAA ATGTCCTGGTTTGGATCCAAGCCTTCTCCAAAGGGTATCATCCGACCTTCTGTCTCAGGCGCTTCGAGCCCCTGGAGCTGA
- the golga1 gene encoding golgin subfamily A member 1 isoform X2: MRTKMFAKLKKKIAEEAATVPRTGVRIPRTISKESITSVEADSGDDFASDGSSSRDDLPAQLLRRNAQVRKLEAKLSASIKKLQEQNEFHQADRAKMAEGMTLALDKKDQEWMEKMVVMEKEKSALSERLNEMMEQSLALFQKRDDIDELEGFQQQELAKVKHMLLRKEEQLGQHKRDLQQKAAELHSTKQRLSESQEKLRALQTQHDESSSLNTELEIEREELLLLREEAEKTASELEGENQKFRSAIQQVSEDLHESQSMVSSLESSLHDLQTENDALKLQQKKSAVTEEDKERLLRDLQKKVSSLERRLQGNMTPDEHLQELLQEKSSLEQRLEEARKELLDLRTKHADTVSSLQAQISRTTCSITELQTLLRHKDESSRCYRERTDTQIANLEQQLHESWDGLKSAEQQTVEKEQLVEKQRVEWSTEKAFLDQQLCLVQQQSQAKIKQLEESLIALETDKHAMQDTMADLERQRDQANVALTQQMQELDECKAELDGQQTISTEIAKALEESRRHREELQTQVGELNKCLQSSQRELSMLGETLLVREKDIQTLHDEVQSGKMAHVQLQEEFEQQRVQGGQMELDKDSQLTVLRGELLSQTQQLDHCQARISYLEVEVETLTEQLHSPAVCEEDHNGSMTVDDLDNIHKVNRELEQQLSDKTRTIRQLQQRMAELKRTLQKELKLKPDPEEEAKEKMPESRVEKEERLCSEPPPASRPSPSTSNTTVTNTSDLNDSREINFEYLKHVVLKFMSSRDAEAYQLIRAVSVLLNFTREEEDMLKQTLEYKMSWFGSKPSPKGIIRPSVSGASSPWS, from the exons ATGAGAACAAAAATGTTTGCCAAGCTAAAGAAAAAGATTGCAGAAGAGGCAGCCACAGTGCCACGGACCGGTGTTCGAATCCCCCGCACCATCAGCAAAGAATCCATCACCTCAGTTGAGGCCGACTCGGGAGATGACTTT GCATCTGATGGGAGTAGCTCCAGGGATGACCTGCCCGCACAACTCCTCAGGAGGAATGCTCAAGTTCGTAAGCTGGAGGCCAAGCTATCAG CTTCCATCAAAAAACTTCAAGAGCAGAATGAGTTCCATCAGGCCGATAGAGCCAAAATGGCGGAAGGGATGACGCTGGCTCTGGACAAGAAGGACCAG GAATGGATGGAGAAGATGGTGGTTATGGAAAAG GAGAAGTCCGCCTTATCAGAAAGACTGAATGAGATGATGGAGCAAAGCTTGGCACTTTTCCAGAAGAGGGATGATATCGATGAACTTGAAGGCTTTCAGCAACAGGAACTCGCTAAAGTCAAACACATG CTGCTGAGAAAGGAAGAACAACTGGGCCAGCATAAGCGGGACCTCCAACAGAAGGCGGCTGAGCTTCATTCGACCAAGCAAAGGCTTTCTGAAAGTCAGGAGAAACTACGAGCTTTACAAACTCAGCACGACGAGAGCTCCAGTCTGAACACCGAGCTGGAAATAGAACG ggaggagctgctgctgctcagaGAAGAGGCAGAAAAGACAGCTAGTGAGCTGGAGGGGGAAAACCAGAAGTTCCGGTCGGCCATCCAGCAGGTATCAGAAGACCTGCACGAG TCACAGAGTATGGTGTCCTCCTTAGAGAGCTCCCTTCATGATCTCCAGACTGAAAATGATGCCCTGAAACTGcaacaaaaaaag TCTGCTGTTACTGAGGAGGACAAGGAGCGCTTGTTACGGGACCTTCAGAAGAAAGTGAGCTCCCTGGAAAGAAGGCTACAAGGGAACATGACCCCTGATGAACATCTTCAGGAGCTTCTCCAGGAG AAGTCCAGTCTTGAACAGAGACTGGAGGAGGCCAGAAAAGAGCTCCTTGACCTTCGGACAAAGCATGCTGATACTGTCAGCTCCTTGCAGGCGCAG ATATCCAGAACCACATGCAGCATTACCGAGCTGCAGACACTTCTACGACATAAAGATGAATCGTCCAGGTGCTACCGAGAGAGAACTGACACACAA ATAGCAAACCTGGAGCAGCAACTCCACGAAAGTTGGGACGGACTGAAGAGTGCAGAGCAGCAGACAGTAGAGAAAGAACAGCTCGTAGAAAAACAG CGAGTAGAATGGAGTACAGAGAAGGCCTTTTTGGATCAGCAGTTGTGTTTGGTGCAGCAGCAGAGTCAGGCGAAGATCAAGCAGCTGGAGGAGAGTCTAATTGCCCTCGAGACGGACAAACATGCCATGCAAGACACAATG GCCGACCTGGAAAGGCAAAGGGATCAGGCAAATGTCGCTCTGACGCAGCAGATGCAAGAACTGGATGAGTGCAAG GCGGAATTAGACGGCCAGCAGACCATTAGCACTGAAATAGCAAAAGCTCTAGAAGAAAGCAGGCGACACAGAGAGGAGCTCCAAACACAG GTCGGGGAGCTGAACAAATGTCTACAGAGCTCCCAAAGAGAATTGTCTATGCTCGGTGAGACGCTGCTGGTGAGAGAGAAGGACATCCAAACACTCCATGATG AGGTACAAAGTGGGAAGATGGCCCATGTCCAGCTGCAAGAGGAATTTGAACAGCAGCGGGTCCAAGGAGGGCAGATGGAGCTGGACAAAGACTCCCAGCTCACGGTCTTGAGGGGGGAGCTTCTCAGCCAGACCCAACAGCTTGACCACTGTCAGGCTCGG ATCTCATActtggaggtggaggtggaaaCTCTGACGGAGCAGCTTCACAGCCCTGCTGTGTGCGAGGAGGATCACAACGGCAGCATGACAGTGGATGACCTTGACAACATACACAAGGTCAACCGAGAGCTGGAGCAGCAACTCAGTGACAAGACCAGG ACCATCAGACAGTTGCAGCAGCGAATGGCGGAATTGAAGAGGACGTTACAGAAAGAACTG AAGCTGAAGCCTGACCCAGAAGAAGAGGCAAAGGAGAAGATGCCAGAAAGCCGAGTCGAAAAGGAAGAAAGGCTCTGTTCTGAGCCCCCACCAGCATCCAGACCGAGCCCGTCCACTTCCAACACCACAGTGACCAACACCTCGGACCTTAACGACTCACGAGAAATCAACTTTGAATACCTGAAGCATGTTGTCCTCAAGTTTATGTCATCAAGAGACGCCGAG GCATACCAGCTAATACGAGCTGTGTCTGTGCTGCTCAACTTCACTCGTGAGGAAGAGGACATGTTGAAGCAAACCCTGGAGTATAAA ATGTCCTGGTTTGGATCCAAGCCTTCTCCAAAGGGTATCATCCGACCTTCTGTCTCAGGCGCTTCGAGCCCCTGGAGCTGA
- the golga1 gene encoding golgin subfamily A member 1 isoform X1, whose translation MRTKMFAKLKKKIAEEAATVPRTGVRIPRTISKESITSVEADSGDDFASDGSSSRDDLPAQLLRRNAQVRKLEAKLSDYAEQLRVMQKTKEKLEIALEKHQDSSIKKLQEQNEFHQADRAKMAEGMTLALDKKDQEWMEKMVVMEKEKSALSERLNEMMEQSLALFQKRDDIDELEGFQQQELAKVKHMLLRKEEQLGQHKRDLQQKAAELHSTKQRLSESQEKLRALQTQHDESSSLNTELEIEREELLLLREEAEKTASELEGENQKFRSAIQQVSEDLHESQSMVSSLESSLHDLQTENDALKLQQKKSAVTEEDKERLLRDLQKKVSSLERRLQGNMTPDEHLQELLQEKSSLEQRLEEARKELLDLRTKHADTVSSLQAQISRTTCSITELQTLLRHKDESSRCYRERTDTQIANLEQQLHESWDGLKSAEQQTVEKEQLVEKQRVEWSTEKAFLDQQLCLVQQQSQAKIKQLEESLIALETDKHAMQDTMADLERQRDQANVALTQQMQELDECKAELDGQQTISTEIAKALEESRRHREELQTQVGELNKCLQSSQRELSMLGETLLVREKDIQTLHDEVQSGKMAHVQLQEEFEQQRVQGGQMELDKDSQLTVLRGELLSQTQQLDHCQARISYLEVEVETLTEQLHSPAVCEEDHNGSMTVDDLDNIHKVNRELEQQLSDKTRTIRQLQQRMAELKRTLQKELKLKPDPEEEAKEKMPESRVEKEERLCSEPPPASRPSPSTSNTTVTNTSDLNDSREINFEYLKHVVLKFMSSRDAEAYQLIRAVSVLLNFTREEEDMLKQTLEYKMSWFGSKPSPKGIIRPSVSGASSPWS comes from the exons ATGAGAACAAAAATGTTTGCCAAGCTAAAGAAAAAGATTGCAGAAGAGGCAGCCACAGTGCCACGGACCGGTGTTCGAATCCCCCGCACCATCAGCAAAGAATCCATCACCTCAGTTGAGGCCGACTCGGGAGATGACTTT GCATCTGATGGGAGTAGCTCCAGGGATGACCTGCCCGCACAACTCCTCAGGAGGAATGCTCAAGTTCGTAAGCTGGAGGCCAAGCTATCAG ACTACGCTGAGCAGCTACGAGTAATGCAGAAGACCAAGGAGAAGCTTGAAATTGCATTAGAAAAGCACCAGGATT CTTCCATCAAAAAACTTCAAGAGCAGAATGAGTTCCATCAGGCCGATAGAGCCAAAATGGCGGAAGGGATGACGCTGGCTCTGGACAAGAAGGACCAG GAATGGATGGAGAAGATGGTGGTTATGGAAAAG GAGAAGTCCGCCTTATCAGAAAGACTGAATGAGATGATGGAGCAAAGCTTGGCACTTTTCCAGAAGAGGGATGATATCGATGAACTTGAAGGCTTTCAGCAACAGGAACTCGCTAAAGTCAAACACATG CTGCTGAGAAAGGAAGAACAACTGGGCCAGCATAAGCGGGACCTCCAACAGAAGGCGGCTGAGCTTCATTCGACCAAGCAAAGGCTTTCTGAAAGTCAGGAGAAACTACGAGCTTTACAAACTCAGCACGACGAGAGCTCCAGTCTGAACACCGAGCTGGAAATAGAACG ggaggagctgctgctgctcagaGAAGAGGCAGAAAAGACAGCTAGTGAGCTGGAGGGGGAAAACCAGAAGTTCCGGTCGGCCATCCAGCAGGTATCAGAAGACCTGCACGAG TCACAGAGTATGGTGTCCTCCTTAGAGAGCTCCCTTCATGATCTCCAGACTGAAAATGATGCCCTGAAACTGcaacaaaaaaag TCTGCTGTTACTGAGGAGGACAAGGAGCGCTTGTTACGGGACCTTCAGAAGAAAGTGAGCTCCCTGGAAAGAAGGCTACAAGGGAACATGACCCCTGATGAACATCTTCAGGAGCTTCTCCAGGAG AAGTCCAGTCTTGAACAGAGACTGGAGGAGGCCAGAAAAGAGCTCCTTGACCTTCGGACAAAGCATGCTGATACTGTCAGCTCCTTGCAGGCGCAG ATATCCAGAACCACATGCAGCATTACCGAGCTGCAGACACTTCTACGACATAAAGATGAATCGTCCAGGTGCTACCGAGAGAGAACTGACACACAA ATAGCAAACCTGGAGCAGCAACTCCACGAAAGTTGGGACGGACTGAAGAGTGCAGAGCAGCAGACAGTAGAGAAAGAACAGCTCGTAGAAAAACAG CGAGTAGAATGGAGTACAGAGAAGGCCTTTTTGGATCAGCAGTTGTGTTTGGTGCAGCAGCAGAGTCAGGCGAAGATCAAGCAGCTGGAGGAGAGTCTAATTGCCCTCGAGACGGACAAACATGCCATGCAAGACACAATG GCCGACCTGGAAAGGCAAAGGGATCAGGCAAATGTCGCTCTGACGCAGCAGATGCAAGAACTGGATGAGTGCAAG GCGGAATTAGACGGCCAGCAGACCATTAGCACTGAAATAGCAAAAGCTCTAGAAGAAAGCAGGCGACACAGAGAGGAGCTCCAAACACAG GTCGGGGAGCTGAACAAATGTCTACAGAGCTCCCAAAGAGAATTGTCTATGCTCGGTGAGACGCTGCTGGTGAGAGAGAAGGACATCCAAACACTCCATGATG AGGTACAAAGTGGGAAGATGGCCCATGTCCAGCTGCAAGAGGAATTTGAACAGCAGCGGGTCCAAGGAGGGCAGATGGAGCTGGACAAAGACTCCCAGCTCACGGTCTTGAGGGGGGAGCTTCTCAGCCAGACCCAACAGCTTGACCACTGTCAGGCTCGG ATCTCATActtggaggtggaggtggaaaCTCTGACGGAGCAGCTTCACAGCCCTGCTGTGTGCGAGGAGGATCACAACGGCAGCATGACAGTGGATGACCTTGACAACATACACAAGGTCAACCGAGAGCTGGAGCAGCAACTCAGTGACAAGACCAGG ACCATCAGACAGTTGCAGCAGCGAATGGCGGAATTGAAGAGGACGTTACAGAAAGAACTG AAGCTGAAGCCTGACCCAGAAGAAGAGGCAAAGGAGAAGATGCCAGAAAGCCGAGTCGAAAAGGAAGAAAGGCTCTGTTCTGAGCCCCCACCAGCATCCAGACCGAGCCCGTCCACTTCCAACACCACAGTGACCAACACCTCGGACCTTAACGACTCACGAGAAATCAACTTTGAATACCTGAAGCATGTTGTCCTCAAGTTTATGTCATCAAGAGACGCCGAG GCATACCAGCTAATACGAGCTGTGTCTGTGCTGCTCAACTTCACTCGTGAGGAAGAGGACATGTTGAAGCAAACCCTGGAGTATAAA ATGTCCTGGTTTGGATCCAAGCCTTCTCCAAAGGGTATCATCCGACCTTCTGTCTCAGGCGCTTCGAGCCCCTGGAGCTGA